Proteins from one Naumovozyma castellii chromosome 3, complete genome genomic window:
- the NCAS0C03560 gene encoding uncharacterized protein (ancestral locus Anc_3.162), with product MKSNSPMLSIDKILESADSTCSSIFTQSNNCQIPSDTTIPIYTKECDIYAKHERYNDIMEMQREMKDQITFKTEQKRLYRWRTRSKSHVLGPARRSTQALNKTTAKSHLSDLENINEPKRESILGEETGLKETELGELNPFQYLKKNNLPTKELSRLTKLYCNRKLDETRSKKTQAIDAHEMNSSSDQLEKRQRKVTTTTRSIYDKNRIIPSNVKNRLKKGTSGKLQSGRIHQPYHLSVRNEQKALSQCQQEMPTANEQAKLISKKLVSERVDYLIRDYNSKIQNKKHQTIPKIEAPVPQSVPSQANLMSKQWSRITDEELSIVELLGKGGSSKVYKVQDRTGKYYALKQILLEELDENLKTDLEREIELLKRLAREERVVKLIEYKIDDRMVQVLMECGNFDLSHVLHERVNRPFDINFVRLMSKEMIECIKAVHDSDIVHSDLKPANFIFVKGTLKLIDFGIANKIADNTLNVYRNTQMGTPNYMAPETLISQNYSNNNNNLLWKIGKPSDIWSYGCILYQMTYGHPPYSSFLGHDRLLAIMNPNIQIDYPNESPCGKKVPQSLVALIKTCLNRDPQLRATTDEIQHCSFFNPMIISKPFLESLIDNAINYGIENQNITQDRIKLLSNEVVSKLSTLNL from the coding sequence ATGAAATCGAACAGTCCAATGCTATCAATTGACAAGATCCTTGAGTCTGCGGATAGCACTTGCTCTTCTATTTTTACTCAATCCAACAACTGTCAGATCCCTAGTGACACTACGATTCCTATATATACCAAAGAATGCGATATTTATGCTAAACATGAGAGATACAACGATATTATGGAAATGCAAAGAGAGATGAAAGATCAAATAACTTTTAAAACTGAACAAAAGCGCCTTTATCGTTGGAGAACAAGAAGCAAATCACATGTTTTAGGGCCAGCAAGAAGGTCAACTCAGGCTTTGAACAAAACAACAGCAAAGAGTCATCTTTCCGACTTGGAAAACATTAATGAACCTAAGAGAGAATCTATACTTGGGGAGGAAACTGGCTTGAAGGAAACGGAGCTTGGTGAACTTAATCCctttcaatatttgaaaaagaataacCTTCCTACTAAAGAATTGAGTCGTTTAACAAAATTATACTGTAACAGGAAACTAGATGAAACAAGAAGTAAAAAAACCCAGGCAATTGATGCACACGAGATGAACTCCAGTTCTGACCAACTTGAAAAGAGACAAAGGAAAGTTACCACAACCACAAGATCAATATATGACAAGAATCGCATCATTCCAAGCAATGTCAAGAACAGACTGAAAAAGGGAACTTCTGGTAAATTACAAAGTGGAAGGATCCATCAGCCTTACCACCTTTCTGTAAGGAACGAACAGAAGGCATTATCTCAGTGTCAACAGGAAATGCCAACTGCAAATGAACAAGCTAAACTCATTTCAAAGAAACTTGTTTCCGAAAGGGTCGATTATTTAATTAGGGATTATAATAGTAAGATCCAAAATAAGAAACACCAAACCATTCCAAAAATAGAGGCCCCTGTTCCTCAGAGTGTTCCCAGCCAGGCTAATTTAATGTCAAAGCAATGGAGTCGTATTACCGACGAAGAACTTAGTATCGTCGAGTTATTAGGAAAGGGCGGGTCGTCTAAGGTATATAAGGTTCAGGACAGAACTGGTAAATATTATGCCTTAAAACAAATCTTACTAGAGGAGCttgatgaaaatttgaaaactgATCTCGAAAGAGAGATTGAATTGTTGAAGAGATTggcaagagaagaaagagtGGTCAAATTAATAGAGTACAAAATTGATGACCGAATGGTGCAAGTCTTAATGGAATGCGGAAACTTTGATTTATCTCATGTATTACATGAAAGAGTCAATAGACCATTTGATATTAATTTTGTTCGTCTTATGTCCAAAGAAATGATTGAATGTATCAAAGCAGTCCACGATTCAGACATAGTTCATTCTGATTTAAAACCTgccaattttatttttgtaAAAGGTACATTAAAACTTATTGATTTTGGAATTGCAAACAAAATTGCCGATAATACACTAAATGTATATCGTAATACGCAGATGGGTACACCTAACTACATGGCACCTGAGACATTGATCTCCCAAAACTattcaaacaataataataacctTCTATggaaaattggaaaaccTTCGGATATCTGGTCATATGGTTGCATTCTTTACCAGATGACATACGGACATCCACCGTATAGTTCGTTTTTGGGGCATGATCGTCTTTTAGCTATTATGAATCCTAATATTCAAATCGATTATCCTAATGAATCTCCATGCGGAAAGAAGGTTCCACAATCCTTAGTAGCCCTTATTAAAACATGCCTAAATCGGGACCCTCAATTAAGAGCAACAACAGATGAAATTCAACATTGTTCATTTTTTA